The Prevotella fusca JCM 17724 genome includes a window with the following:
- a CDS encoding porin family protein, with translation MKEDWLDILQTRIQNECDVKAPDGLLDDIKQEMNRRGVAPVRSTRQKASVIPLWTYRAASAAAIIGIGILLSHLLLDDTPLPKQYATITHKKPNTVPASTTTSIVSESKVATNVRLAVVSHHSTQEPLTVSTLPGSTTFNREEKPTANNNNVTGNQETTHSNRQEKQENLDKQQTTKPQSWGTSGRNYTQDVKNNDQSSRFSIGTSYNYGTGTSSNSDRILLPVANPYGDYDPEFSGRNIKDCSIGTKDTRTGTKHHQPIKLGVSLRYNLNNRWSLQTGLSYSRLASDFSYNKRGAEYAVEQKLQYVGLPVSASYSFVKTRRFNVYATAGAEIEKLVKGEASLSADATSQITPTKTTIKEGRPVFSTALSLGGEFRFSKDVSAYIEPGISHHFNNGSDIENIYKDKPTNFNLNMGVRINLNK, from the coding sequence ATGAAGGAAGATTGGCTTGACATATTGCAGACACGCATTCAGAACGAATGTGATGTAAAGGCACCAGATGGTCTTCTCGATGACATCAAACAGGAGATGAACCGTCGTGGAGTTGCTCCTGTGCGCTCTACCCGGCAGAAGGCAAGTGTAATTCCTCTGTGGACTTACCGTGCTGCCTCTGCTGCCGCCATAATAGGCATTGGGATCTTACTAAGCCATCTGCTTCTCGACGACACTCCTCTCCCGAAGCAGTACGCAACGATAACTCACAAAAAGCCAAATACTGTTCCGGCTTCTACAACAACAAGCATAGTTTCGGAGAGCAAGGTGGCAACGAACGTAAGGCTGGCTGTCGTTAGCCATCACAGCACACAGGAACCGCTTACCGTCAGCACCTTGCCTGGCAGTACGACCTTCAACAGGGAGGAAAAGCCAACGGCGAACAACAATAATGTCACCGGAAATCAGGAGACAACCCACAGCAACAGACAGGAAAAGCAGGAAAACCTTGACAAACAACAGACTACAAAGCCGCAGTCGTGGGGAACTTCTGGAAGAAACTACACTCAGGATGTAAAGAACAACGACCAGTCTTCACGTTTCAGCATAGGTACATCCTATAATTATGGTACAGGAACATCCAGTAATTCCGATAGGATTCTACTGCCTGTGGCAAACCCTTACGGTGACTATGACCCGGAATTCTCTGGAAGAAACATAAAGGACTGCTCAATAGGTACAAAAGATACAAGAACAGGGACAAAGCACCACCAGCCAATCAAGTTAGGAGTTTCCCTAAGGTACAATCTCAACAATCGGTGGAGCCTGCAGACAGGACTCTCCTACAGCCGCCTTGCTTCCGACTTCTCTTATAACAAGAGAGGCGCAGAATATGCCGTAGAGCAGAAACTGCAATATGTCGGCTTACCTGTAAGTGCAAGTTACAGCTTCGTCAAGACCAGAAGGTTCAATGTTTATGCGACTGCCGGTGCTGAAATAGAGAAACTTGTGAAAGGTGAAGCCAGTCTTTCTGCCGATGCTACATCTCAGATTACCCCGACAAAAACGACCATCAAAGAAGGCAGACCAGTATTCTCTACCGCCCTTTCGCTTGGAGGAGAATTCAGATTCAGCAAAGATGTCAGTGCTTACATCGAGCCTGGGATAAGCCATCACTTCAATAATGGCAGTGACATTGAGAACATTTACAAGGATAAGCCCACGAACTTCAATCTCAACATGGGCGTTAGAATCAATTTAAACAAGTAG
- a CDS encoding RNA polymerase sigma factor codes for MGLFWNNRELNIISLFEKGDALAMDKLYGEYADFLAKVCSRYISNQEDRHDVLQEAFIRIFTRIHTFEYRGKGSLKAWLTKIVINESLYFLRNNDPSLFTDKTTDIADSSTEDPDVDSMSITQITDTILKLPPGYRTVFNLYVIEGKSHKEIAELLNIKPDTSASQFHKARNMLAKMLKEQNKQN; via the coding sequence ATGGGATTATTTTGGAATAATAGAGAACTAAATATTATAAGCCTTTTCGAAAAAGGTGATGCACTCGCCATGGATAAACTCTATGGCGAGTATGCTGATTTTCTGGCTAAAGTGTGTTCGAGGTATATTAGTAACCAAGAAGACAGGCATGATGTTTTACAAGAGGCTTTCATCAGAATATTCACCAGAATACATACATTTGAATATCGGGGGAAAGGCTCATTGAAAGCCTGGCTCACGAAGATAGTCATCAACGAATCTCTTTACTTCCTCAGGAACAACGACCCAAGCCTTTTCACTGACAAGACAACGGACATAGCCGACAGCAGTACTGAAGACCCTGATGTTGACAGTATGTCGATAACGCAGATAACAGATACTATCCTCAAACTGCCACCAGGTTATAGAACTGTCTTCAACCTGTATGTGATAGAAGGCAAAAGCCACAAGGAGATAGCAGAACTTCTTAACATCAAACCAGATACATCTGCATCACAATTCCACAAGGCAAGGAATATGCTTGCGAAGATGCTGAAAGAGCAAAACAAACAAAATTAA
- a CDS encoding aspartate kinase, translating into MKVMKFGGTSVGSPERMKGVASLITRSGEPTFIVLSAMSGTTNTLIEISDYLYRKNPEGANELINNLEQKYLVHIEELYSTEEYKQKTRQFLSEEFNYLRSFTKDLFTSFEEKSIVAQGEILSTNMVVNYLQEQGIKATLLSALDFMRTDKNAEPDGQYIKEHLTAIMKENEGYQIYITQGFICRNAYGEVDNLQRGGSDYTASLVGAAITAEEIQIWTDIDGMHNNDPRVVEKTEAVRQLNFEEASELAYFGAKILHPTCVQPAKYAGIPVRLKNTMDPDAEGTIINNTLVRSKIKAVAAKDDITAIKIKSSRMLGASGFLRKVFEIFESYQTPIDMIATSEVGVSMTIENNSHLTEIVDELKKYGTVTVDAEMCIVCVVGDLDWSNVGFETLATDAMKDIPVRMISYGGSNYNISFLIRETDKQRALQSLSDVLFK; encoded by the coding sequence ATGAAAGTAATGAAGTTCGGAGGAACATCCGTTGGCTCACCAGAGCGCATGAAGGGTGTTGCCTCATTGATAACAAGGTCGGGAGAGCCCACGTTCATCGTGCTCTCTGCAATGAGTGGAACCACAAATACGCTGATAGAAATCTCTGACTACCTCTACCGCAAGAACCCGGAAGGGGCTAACGAGCTAATCAACAACCTTGAACAGAAGTATCTCGTACATATCGAGGAACTCTATTCCACAGAGGAATACAAACAGAAGACCCGTCAGTTCCTGAGCGAAGAATTCAATTATCTGCGTTCGTTCACCAAGGACCTTTTCACCTCGTTCGAGGAGAAGAGCATCGTTGCACAGGGTGAGATTCTCTCAACTAATATGGTGGTGAACTATCTACAGGAGCAGGGCATCAAAGCCACATTACTTTCTGCACTTGACTTCATGCGCACGGACAAGAATGCTGAACCTGACGGACAGTACATAAAAGAGCATCTGACAGCCATCATGAAGGAGAATGAAGGTTATCAGATTTATATCACCCAGGGCTTCATCTGCCGCAATGCCTACGGGGAGGTGGACAACCTGCAGCGCGGAGGGTCTGACTACACCGCTTCACTCGTGGGTGCAGCCATCACCGCTGAGGAGATCCAGATATGGACTGACATTGACGGAATGCACAACAATGACCCACGTGTGGTTGAGAAAACCGAAGCTGTACGCCAGCTGAACTTCGAAGAAGCATCCGAGTTGGCTTACTTTGGCGCAAAGATTCTCCACCCCACTTGCGTCCAGCCTGCAAAGTACGCCGGCATCCCTGTTCGTCTGAAGAACACGATGGATCCGGATGCTGAAGGAACCATCATCAACAACACGCTTGTAAGAAGCAAGATCAAGGCTGTTGCTGCCAAAGACGACATCACGGCTATTAAGATAAAGTCGAGCCGTATGCTCGGTGCATCGGGCTTCCTGCGTAAGGTATTTGAAATCTTCGAGAGCTATCAGACACCGATTGACATGATTGCTACCAGTGAGGTGGGTGTGTCAATGACCATCGAGAACAACAGTCATCTGACTGAAATTGTTGACGAATTGAAGAAATACGGTACCGTTACTGTTGACGCTGAGATGTGTATTGTCTGCGTTGTCGGCGACCTCGACTGGAGCAACGTTGGCTTTGAAACATTGGCAACGGATGCGATGAAGGATATTCCTGTACGCATGATCAGCTACGGAGGCAGCAACTACAACATATCATTCCTTATCCGGGAGACCGACAAGCAGCGTGCCCTGCAGTCGCTGTCGGATGTCCTCTTCAAGTAA
- a CDS encoding glycosyltransferase family 4 protein produces MRIIHYIDGIKAGNLLSDYFLRLTTAQKEHADVRTVTRKDNFKKLLTDYHPDIVHIHTCWDYQAAAYAKRAAKQGCAVVFSPHWALDERSRTTEQKRTKQLKALLYQMKMVQRVDALLVTTERERQHILQLGWTKRIDVVADSVLNSQLSDDNMAQQTIAFYRKVLDTRYQFAMTAMEKDAIPSLLHAGLARETTHNLLPSDQLLNLRSLNPEQWRRILLYADDEGIRDIVDNSISRLQLHAPAIDTAAIQRYILLSPKETESVDSKKLTGNQPLIRQRLNDNLKQEDALLKEIATMMANTRQVERKDTLSLRLLADLYTTIKYNDYDEDRLAELLRHMRIYRYSRRIIQLLADKIHLKEGFMPFPPLNDRRTKGIVRRNFTQRH; encoded by the coding sequence ATGCGCATCATACATTACATAGACGGCATAAAGGCAGGTAACCTGCTGTCAGATTACTTTCTTCGTCTCACCACGGCGCAGAAAGAACATGCTGATGTCAGAACCGTCACACGAAAGGACAACTTCAAGAAGCTGCTCACTGACTATCACCCTGACATCGTGCACATTCACACCTGCTGGGACTATCAGGCTGCAGCATACGCCAAGCGGGCTGCAAAACAGGGCTGTGCCGTAGTGTTCTCACCACATTGGGCACTTGACGAACGAAGCAGGACAACCGAACAGAAGCGCACGAAGCAACTGAAAGCACTGCTCTATCAGATGAAGATGGTGCAGCGAGTGGATGCGCTGCTCGTTACTACCGAACGTGAAAGACAGCACATCCTGCAGTTAGGCTGGACAAAACGCATTGACGTAGTGGCTGACAGCGTTCTGAACAGTCAGCTCAGCGATGACAATATGGCGCAACAGACGATTGCTTTCTACCGAAAAGTACTCGACACACGCTATCAGTTTGCCATGACAGCCATGGAGAAAGACGCCATACCAAGTCTGCTGCATGCTGGCCTGGCACGGGAAACAACCCACAACCTCCTGCCCAGTGACCAGCTCCTGAACCTGCGGAGTCTGAATCCAGAACAGTGGCGGCGCATCCTGCTTTATGCCGATGATGAAGGAATAAGGGATATTGTAGATAACAGTATCAGTCGGTTGCAACTCCATGCACCAGCCATTGACACCGCAGCCATCCAGCGATACATACTATTATCGCCCAAGGAAACAGAATCAGTAGATTCAAAGAAGCTGACAGGAAACCAACCCCTAATCCGGCAAAGGCTCAATGACAACCTCAAGCAGGAGGACGCTTTGCTCAAGGAGATTGCAACAATGATGGCTAACACACGACAGGTGGAGCGCAAAGACACGCTCTCCCTGCGCCTGCTTGCCGACCTGTACACTACAATAAAGTATAATGATTATGACGAAGACCGACTGGCAGAACTGCTCCGCCACATGCGTATCTATCGTTATTCACGCCGTATAATACAACTTCTTGCCGACAAGATTCACCTGAAAGAAGGGTTCATGCCTTTCCCTCCGCTCAATGACAGACGGACAAAGGGCATCGTAAGAAGGAATTTCACACAAAGACATTAA
- a CDS encoding DUF1266 domain-containing protein, producing the protein MGLFSSFKKLTDDQLRRISLSAQYQYQQGGEHFALSAKLGSRAKAILEQGWGIADKADLRETVEELIERNHSTELEIVKEEMAAELQEDAEIDSEEKRIASMAAIIEKHDADLLVEMETYYCTLCNYIDALDALLANQLISSWDSITARDLMGWDLGRAAFLVRLGVDRKLFKSDEAWELLEKIYQKAIANFNDWEDFGRSYIIGRSLWADSKDERDVLGFCNALKWLMKHPESPWMRVRLK; encoded by the coding sequence CAAGAAGCTAACCGATGACCAGCTGAGACGGATTTCGCTTAGCGCACAGTATCAGTACCAGCAGGGAGGAGAGCATTTCGCCCTGTCAGCAAAGCTCGGCTCACGTGCAAAAGCCATCCTTGAACAGGGGTGGGGGATAGCAGATAAAGCCGACCTTAGGGAAACGGTGGAGGAGTTAATCGAACGCAATCACAGCACAGAGCTTGAGATCGTGAAGGAGGAGATGGCTGCTGAATTGCAGGAAGATGCTGAAATCGACAGTGAGGAGAAACGTATAGCCTCTATGGCAGCCATCATCGAGAAGCATGATGCTGATTTGCTGGTGGAGATGGAGACTTACTATTGCACGCTCTGTAACTATATCGACGCCCTGGATGCTTTGCTTGCCAACCAGTTGATAAGCTCGTGGGACTCCATTACGGCCAGGGACCTGATGGGATGGGACCTCGGAAGAGCCGCTTTCCTTGTGCGTCTTGGTGTGGATAGAAAGCTCTTCAAGAGTGATGAGGCATGGGAACTGTTGGAGAAAATCTATCAGAAAGCCATCGCAAACTTCAATGACTGGGAGGATTTCGGACGTTCCTACATCATTGGACGTAGTCTTTGGGCTGACAGTAAAGACGAACGTGACGTCTTAGGTTTCTGTAATGCCTTGAAATGGCTTATGAAGCACCCGGAGAGCCCATGGATGAGAGTAAGATTAAAGTAA
- the lysA gene encoding diaminopimelate decarboxylase codes for MTKKFPTDKFKNIETPFYYYDCNLLRETLQTINNEVKQYEDFIVHYAIKANANAKVLNIIRQTGMGADCVSGGEIQRCLDCGFPADKIVYAGVGKADWEINLGLDHDIFCFNVESVAELEVINELAAKKGKTANVCFRINPDVGAHTHEKITTGLAENKFGIAMQDMLPTILTAGKMENIRFVGLHFHIGSQLLDMTDYRHLCSRINEIQDGLEQHNIKIENINVGGGLGIDYEQPDSNPIPDFKAYFYTFGHYLKLRKGQKLHFELGRAVVGQMGSLITRTLYVKQGTAKQFAIVDAGMTDLIRPALYQASHRIENLSSDEAQRTYDIVGPICESSDVFAKDISLNTIHRGDLIALRSAGAYGEIMASQYNCRKLPVGYLSDEL; via the coding sequence ATGACCAAGAAATTCCCAACAGATAAGTTCAAAAACATAGAGACACCTTTTTATTATTATGACTGCAACCTCCTGCGGGAGACGCTACAGACGATTAATAATGAAGTGAAGCAGTATGAGGACTTTATCGTACACTATGCCATCAAGGCGAATGCAAATGCCAAAGTGCTGAATATAATCAGACAGACGGGAATGGGTGCAGACTGTGTGAGTGGCGGTGAGATACAGCGTTGTCTGGACTGTGGCTTCCCTGCTGACAAGATAGTCTATGCTGGTGTTGGGAAAGCTGACTGGGAAATAAACCTCGGTCTTGACCATGACATCTTCTGTTTCAACGTGGAGAGTGTTGCCGAGCTGGAGGTTATCAATGAACTGGCAGCCAAGAAAGGAAAGACAGCAAACGTGTGCTTCCGCATCAATCCTGATGTCGGTGCACACACACATGAGAAGATTACCACCGGGCTGGCCGAGAACAAGTTTGGTATTGCCATGCAGGATATGCTGCCGACAATACTGACAGCAGGCAAGATGGAGAACATCCGATTTGTCGGACTTCATTTCCACATCGGTTCACAGCTTCTTGACATGACCGACTACCGGCACCTCTGCAGCCGTATCAACGAGATACAGGATGGCTTGGAACAACATAACATAAAGATTGAGAATATCAATGTCGGCGGTGGGCTGGGTATTGACTACGAGCAGCCCGACAGCAATCCCATCCCCGACTTCAAGGCATATTTCTACACCTTCGGACATTATCTGAAGTTGCGTAAGGGACAGAAACTGCACTTTGAGTTAGGACGTGCTGTTGTCGGACAGATGGGAAGTCTCATCACCCGCACCCTTTACGTGAAACAGGGAACAGCCAAGCAGTTTGCTATTGTGGATGCAGGCATGACGGACCTCATCCGTCCGGCTCTCTACCAGGCAAGCCATAGGATAGAAAATCTGTCGAGCGATGAGGCACAACGAACCTATGATATTGTGGGACCTATCTGCGAGTCGAGTGATGTCTTTGCCAAAGACATATCCCTCAATACCATTCACCGTGGCGACCTGATTGCCTTACGGTCGGCTGGAGCATACGGCGAAATCATGGCTTCACAATATAACTGTAGGAAACTCCCCGTCGGATACCTGTCTGACGAACTGTAA
- a CDS encoding NigD1/NigD2 family lipoprotein has translation MEMKKNRLLYYFLILGMVLGTFSLQSCLDDDKTDYSTNYPNALVTIKTNNTTGQVYFQLDDETTILPTNKNISTYGKKELRALTNIKVQDGKTEGYSKSAHVNWVDTILTKQMAPTLGVKNEAVYGKDPVEIVKDWTTIVEDGYLTLRFRTYFGNGKKHVMNLVKGDKPYEVVLHHNASGDTKGLIRDGLVAFRLSDLPDTQGKTVDLTLKWQSFSGVKTVTFKYKSRK, from the coding sequence ATGGAAATGAAAAAGAATCGGTTATTATATTATTTTCTCATCCTCGGGATGGTGTTAGGCACTTTCTCTTTGCAATCCTGCTTAGATGATGACAAGACAGACTACTCAACCAATTATCCAAATGCACTTGTCACAATCAAGACCAACAATACCACAGGGCAGGTTTACTTCCAGTTGGATGACGAAACGACAATTCTTCCTACTAATAAGAATATTTCTACTTACGGGAAAAAGGAACTGCGGGCACTCACAAACATCAAAGTCCAGGACGGAAAGACCGAAGGATACTCAAAGAGTGCACATGTGAACTGGGTTGACACCATACTTACCAAGCAAATGGCACCAACACTCGGCGTAAAAAACGAAGCTGTATATGGAAAGGATCCTGTAGAAATAGTCAAGGACTGGACAACCATCGTAGAAGACGGTTACCTTACTCTGCGCTTCAGAACATACTTCGGCAACGGGAAAAAACATGTAATGAACCTTGTCAAAGGAGACAAACCATACGAAGTTGTACTCCACCACAATGCTTCCGGCGATACAAAGGGGCTGATTCGTGACGGACTTGTGGCATTCAGGCTTAGTGACCTTCCTGACACACAAGGAAAGACAGTGGACCTGACATTGAAGTGGCAATCATTTTCAGGTGTGAAAACAGTAACATTCAAATATAAAAGCCGTAAATAG
- a CDS encoding glycosyltransferase family protein, with product MFTFDNTTIILSATLVILALLTSLLNPFLRKVRISEHGVPASVTDTEETKDADDTAGEAVNTTEEVDVISATACTLPSISIIFTPHDNAGELTKYLPFYLNQNYPADFQVIVVAPQNDYETSDVLKRFADNPHLYTTFIPDSSRYMSKKKLAVTLGVKAAKHDWVIMADICCRPMSENWLMTIASNCTEGKELVVGYTRYEDETPDYRHFERYYQARYFMREYQHHKAYGCPFNALIFRKSIFLKREGFRGNLKYLRGEYDFMVNKYAKGDNLVLENSPEGTLIEETPTGKVWLGIHLFYMENRQHMERTVQHRFLPYLDQTALHGNYLLQCIALIVALLLGQWTIAAAAGLALLLSVTLRLIIGKKALRRFNIDIPAWKIIPYEIAVAWKHLGYRIKYHRANKYDFISHKL from the coding sequence ATGTTCACCTTTGATAATACAACCATCATCCTTTCAGCAACGCTTGTCATCCTTGCATTGCTGACCTCACTGCTTAATCCTTTCCTCCGAAAGGTAAGGATTTCAGAGCATGGTGTGCCTGCTTCCGTGACTGATACAGAGGAAACTAAGGACGCAGATGACACTGCCGGGGAAGCAGTCAACACGACAGAAGAAGTGGATGTTATCTCTGCAACAGCCTGCACTCTGCCATCAATTTCAATCATCTTCACACCGCACGACAACGCAGGAGAACTGACAAAATATCTCCCTTTCTATCTGAATCAAAACTATCCGGCAGACTTCCAGGTGATTGTTGTGGCTCCACAGAATGACTATGAGACAAGTGATGTACTGAAGAGGTTTGCCGATAATCCCCACCTCTACACCACCTTCATCCCCGACTCATCCCGTTATATGAGCAAAAAGAAACTCGCTGTCACGCTTGGAGTGAAGGCAGCAAAACATGACTGGGTGATAATGGCAGACATCTGCTGCCGTCCGATGAGCGAAAACTGGCTGATGACAATCGCCAGCAACTGCACAGAAGGGAAAGAACTCGTTGTGGGTTACACCCGATATGAGGATGAAACACCCGATTACCGACACTTTGAACGCTATTACCAGGCACGCTACTTCATGCGTGAATACCAGCATCACAAAGCATACGGCTGTCCATTCAACGCACTGATATTCCGCAAGAGCATCTTCTTGAAAAGGGAAGGATTCCGTGGAAATCTCAAGTATCTGCGTGGAGAATACGATTTCATGGTCAACAAATATGCCAAGGGTGATAACCTCGTATTGGAAAATTCGCCTGAAGGAACACTCATTGAAGAGACTCCGACAGGGAAAGTATGGCTCGGTATACACCTTTTCTATATGGAGAACCGGCAGCACATGGAACGCACTGTACAGCATCGTTTCCTCCCTTATCTCGACCAGACGGCACTGCATGGCAACTACCTGCTGCAGTGTATTGCCCTCATTGTAGCCCTCCTGCTCGGTCAGTGGACGATTGCAGCTGCTGCCGGACTGGCACTTCTGCTGTCCGTAACGCTCCGTCTCATCATAGGAAAGAAAGCGCTGAGACGTTTTAACATCGACATTCCTGCATGGAAGATAATCCCATACGAAATAGCTGTTGCATGGAAGCACCTTGGTTACAGGATTAAATACCATCGTGCAAACAAGTACGACTTCATCTCCCATAAACTATAA
- a CDS encoding cell division ATP-binding protein FtsE, whose amino-acid sequence MLIDYKKANIYQDERLILKDVDFQAEKGEFIYLIGRVGSGKSSLLKTIYGELDIDSEDVEKAVVLDESMPNIKRSHIPALRKQMGIIFQDFQLLHDRSVAKNLKFVLQATGWNDRHKINRRIEEVLAQVGMGDKKDKMPSELSGGEQQRIAIARALLNAPKIIIADEPTGNLDPETAANIAGILKNTCQTGTTVIMSTHNINLLDKFPGKVYRCKDGELHLLTDKKEASDLDEETAPVEAIEEPAQND is encoded by the coding sequence ATGTTAATAGACTATAAGAAGGCAAACATATATCAAGATGAACGCTTGATTCTGAAAGATGTTGACTTTCAGGCAGAAAAAGGAGAGTTTATCTATCTTATCGGCCGTGTTGGTTCGGGTAAAAGTTCGCTGTTGAAAACTATCTATGGCGAATTGGATATTGATAGCGAAGATGTTGAGAAGGCTGTCGTTCTCGACGAGAGTATGCCTAACATCAAGCGCAGTCACATCCCTGCACTCCGCAAGCAGATGGGTATTATCTTCCAAGACTTCCAACTCTTGCATGACCGTTCTGTGGCAAAGAACCTCAAGTTTGTCCTGCAGGCGACAGGTTGGAATGACCGCCACAAAATCAACCGCCGCATTGAGGAGGTGCTGGCACAGGTTGGCATGGGCGACAAGAAAGACAAGATGCCAAGCGAACTCTCTGGTGGAGAGCAGCAGCGTATTGCCATTGCACGTGCACTTCTGAACGCACCGAAGATCATCATTGCTGACGAGCCGACTGGTAATCTCGACCCGGAAACAGCTGCAAACATCGCCGGCATTCTGAAGAACACATGCCAGACTGGTACGACGGTAATCATGTCTACCCACAACATCAACCTCCTGGACAAGTTCCCGGGCAAGGTTTATCGCTGCAAGGATGGTGAACTTCACCTGCTCACCGACAAGAAGGAAGCCAGCGACTTGGACGAGGAGACAGCCCCTGTGGAGGCAATCGAAGAGCCCGCACAGAACGACTAA